A window of Garra rufa chromosome 16, GarRuf1.0, whole genome shotgun sequence contains these coding sequences:
- the fgfbp2a gene encoding fibroblast growth factor binding protein 2a codes for MWTITSTLLLTCCLQTALVQSQEHDDTEPGHGRNVWEDMIDFVTKGTNDECSMSVTNQGDLTKLRITCLGMERSYWCEYQGKPQVCRSYKNNPQHYFRQIMWDLRKLPNACQGQHVIKPLMCRRASDEAQMVFTGSSSSDARPMDRPYRPVPDRPMQMRPQQRRREPTRPQILRTQAARPAQYRPIQPKPAKSTAQSKMTTPTPTMPQPTTPVPLSEAKKLAKNHCWRSFQGVCSFFIGWFRN; via the coding sequence ATGTGGACAATCACCAGCACACTCCTGCTCACATGCTGCCTCCAGACAGCTCTCGTTCAGAGCCAGGAGCACGACGACACTGAGCCAGGACACGGGAGAAATGTTTGGGAAGACATGATCGATTTTGTTACCAAAGGCACCAATGATGAATGCAGCATGAGTGTGACAAACCAAGGCGATCTGACTAAGCTCCGCATCACTTGCCTAGGCATGGAGCGATCTTACTGGTGCGAGTACCAGGGCAAGCCTCAGGTCTGCCGCTCTTACAAGAACAACCCGCAACATTATTTCAGGCAGATCATGTGGGACCTCCGCAAGCTGCCAAATGCTTGCCAGGGCCAGCACGTCATCAAGCCTCTCATGTGCAGGAGAGCGTCGGACGAGGCCCAGATGGTCTTTACAGGCTCATCCTCTTCAGATGCCAGGCCAATGGACAGGCCCTACAGACCTGTCCCTGACAGACCCATGCAGATGAGACCACAGCAGAGACGAAGGGAGCCTACTAGACCACAGATATTAAGAACCCAAGCAGCAAGACCTGCTCAGTACAGGCCGATTCAACCAAAACCTGCCAAATCCACCGCACAGAGTAAAATGACTACACCTACACCAACTATGCCACAACCAACTACGCCAGTACCCCTGAGTGAGGCCAAGAAACTTGCCAAGAACCACTGCTGGCGCTCTTTTCAGGGTGTCTGTTCCTTCTTCATAGGGTGGTTCAGAAACTAA
- the LOC141288862 gene encoding fibroblast growth factor-binding protein 1-like: MKRVTDIALVLIFACIVQQFVQVNSLRDRGRRAQTDGKGKRRGQRHESGLKGRFSLKDGAWCSWRASRGDDAFVLGVKCKNGTKTFGCEYVAKPTACPQYASDTKAYWKQIARSLKKQKRLCQDSTAMVKAGMCRSAPVDAHFRLKDTLPKSKVPLPPPAGNNHCPDRIERLKVAKEHCSSAWSSLCTFLLLMLENDECS; encoded by the coding sequence ATGAAACGCGTGACAGACATTGCTCTCGTTTTGATCTTCGCCTGTATCGTGCAGCAGTTCGTACAGGTGAACAGCCTGAGAGATAGAGGGAGGAGAGCGCAGACAGATGGGAAGGGGAAAAGAAGAGGTCAACGGCATGAAAGTGGCCTGAAAGGGAGATTCTCACTGAAGGACGGAGCGTGGTGTTCGTGGCGCGCATCGCGCGGGGATGATGCGTTTGTATTGGGAGTCAAGTGCAAAAACGGGACAAAGACTTTTGGCTGCGAATATGTAGCGAAACCCACAGCATGTCCACAATACGCATCCGACACCAAAGCTTACTGGAAACAGATCGCCCGCTCGTTGAAAAAGCAGAAGAGATTGTGTCAGGACTCTACGGCGATGGTCAAAGCCGGTATGTGCAGGAGCGCGCCCGTGGACGCGCATTTTAGACTGAAGGACACGCTTCCCAAATCCAAAGTCCCGTTACCGCCGCCCGCGGGGAATAATCACTGTCCTGACCGGATCGAAAGGCTGAAAGTGGCAAAGGAACACTGCAGCAGCGCCTGGTCTTCACTGTGTACATTTCTCTTATTGATGCTTGAGAATGATGAATGCTCATGA
- the anxa5a gene encoding annexin A5a encodes MVTVVSEVEATRGSVKPFVNFNAKHDAEVLRKAMKGIGTDEDAVLMLLAARSNAQRQEIKAAYKKAFGKDLVKELRSELGGKLEDLIVALMYPTILYDAHELHKAIKGVGTEDEVLVEILASRTCDEIKDINKAYKKEYGSKLEKDIMGDTSGHYQKLLVILAQGNREEGVDESRVEKDAKELYAAGEEKFGTDEDKFINILGKRSAEHLRKVFDAYKKIAGCDIEESIKEECTGNLEALLVAVVKCAKSVPAYFAESVRDSMRRAGTDDETLIRIMVSRSERDMLDVRAMYKKKYGESLYSTIQEDTDGDYQKALLYLCGGND; translated from the exons ATGGTGACTGTTGTCTCAGAGGTTGAG GCAACCCGAGGAAGTGTAAAACCCTTTGTGAACTTCAATGCAAAGCATGATGCAGAAGTTTTGCGCAAGGCCATGAAAGGAATTG GCACTGATGAGGATGCCGTCCTCATGTTACTGGCAGCTCGCAGTAATGCGCAGAGACAGGAAATAAAAGCAGCCTATAAAAAGGCTTTTGGCAAG GATCTTGTGAAAGAATTACGGTCAGAGCTGGGAGGGAAGTTAGAGGATCTTATTGTGGCCCTCATGTATCCAACCATATTATATGATGCACATGAACTCCATAAGGCCATCAAG GGAGTGGGTACAGAGGATGAAGTTTTAGTTGAGATCCTAGCATCCAGGACATGTGATGAGATCAAAGATATCAACAAGGCTTATAAGAAAG AATATGGAAGCAAGCTGGAAAAAGACATCATGGGTGATACGTCAGGACATTATCAGAAGTTGCTGGTGATCCTTGCACAG GGAAACAGAGAGGAGGGAGTGGATGAGAGCAGAGTGGAGAAAGATGCAAAG GAGCTGTATGCTGCCGGAGAGGAGAAATTCGGCACGGATGAGGACAAGTTCATCAACATACTCGGCAAGAGGAGCGCGGAACACCTGAGAAAAG TGTTTGATGCCTACAAAAAGATTGCTGGCTGTGACATTGAAGAGAGCATAAAAGAGGAGTGCACTGGGAACCTGGAAGCACTGCTGGTGGCTGTGG TTAAATGTGCAAAAAGTGTGCCTGCTTATTTTGCTGAATCCGTTCGAGACTCTATGCGG CGTGCCGGCACTGATGATGAGACTCTCATAAGGATCATGGTGTCCAGGAGTGAACGGGATATGCTGGACGTCAGAGCCATGTACAAGAAGAAGTATGGAGAGTCACTCTACAGCACCATACAG GAAGACACTGACGGAGACTACCAGAAGGCCCTGCTCTACCTATGTGGTGGTAATGATTAG